AGATGATTAAGTCACCCGAGGATATTGGGTGGATCGGCCTATTAGATCTTTACACTCAGTGGCATTCGGTGTTTATTACACTTTGCAATAACATTTGTAATGATATCCGAGACAGGACATAGCATTTCAATGAACCCACCCTAAGGATTACTCCGACCACTGCTAAAGCTTGCCGTTACACAATGCTGCTAATCGAATTCTTCAGTAATCTGAAGTTTTCTAAACTGTTAAGTAGGTGTAGTCGTCAATCTGCAAAAGCGAGCCCTCAGCAACCTGGCTTTTATTTTTGCGGGCGGGTTATGCGGCGGTGGTGGAAGTTAGGGGCGGGAGATTGAGGTCAGAAGTTGGATACCCTCTAAAAGAGGGTGACCGCTTAAACGGATGGAGAAAAAAGTTTTAAATTGAATATCGCTCAAACAAAATTTTGCGAGGTCAAATAATACAACCGCTGGTTACCAATCAATCCCCTGACCCCTCAAAAAATTTTTCGCTCCATTATGCCCTAACCGGGCTGCGATTTTAAATTCTTCGACTGACTGCCGGTAGTTCCCAAGTTTGTTGTGGGCAACTCCACGGTTATAATAGGACGATGCTAATTTAGGGTCGAGATCGATAGCCCTGTCGAAATCGCTGATTGCCTGCCGGTAGTTGCCAAGATTCCCGTAGGCAAGTCCACGGTTATTATAAGCCCTTGCATCATATTTAGGGTCGAGCTCGATAGCCCTGGTAAATGCCCCTATAGCTTCTTGGATCCTCCCAGCGATCCCCAAGGCCTTTCCTTTCTCAACCCAATCGGTGGCACTTAAACTATTTACCGCTTTTTTGTATTGGTCCTGTTCTGTTTTCCCTGCTTTCGTTATCTCCAGTTCCCTTTTTAGTTTTTCAACTTCCCTTAATGCCTCATCCGCTTTTTTTCTCGTCTCCTCCAGCTCTTTTGTTTCTTGACGGTCTTGACGCAATTTATTTATCGAATTAGCGACGTCCTTTGGATCTGCCGTAATCTTTGCTTTAAAGAAATATGTTTTGCCATCCCACTTTTCATCTACGATTTCAGCCGCGACTATTCCAGCGGTGAGGATAACAATCTGGTCTTTTGTAAGCTGGAAATTTTTAACCTCAGTTTCGCTTTCGAGGTAAATCCCCAATTTTTCTAAAAGCAGTCGCTTAACCTGTTCAAGAGCAAGAGCTCTGCATGAAACCTTACTATCATATTCACTTGCCTGATAGGTGTATTCCTCTACAAAGACCTTTGTTTCCGCAAAAGCCAAATTTGCTACAGATAGAATGAAGACCGTTATAAGGAAGAGGGTAAACTTGTTAATACAAATCTTAATCCCCATTGTATCACCCCCTCTTTCAGGTTATTGGATTCCTTTGTTGATCTTATTACCACATTTCCCAAAACAAGAAAAGCCCTATTTCTGGGGCTTAGTGTTAGAGGATTATGCGGCGGGTTCCAGATTGCTGGGTTCCAGATTGCTGTTGAAACCCATTGCGGATTTCAGTAGAATGCGGGCAGGGTGTACCTATATACCTTAGAGAGGAAGCCAATCCATGGTTAATTTATTTAAGAAGAAGGTAACGGCGAATGATATGGCTTCAACGCTATTACGGCTCGCCATGGAAACGAACAGTATTCAAAAAGACATAAGTGAGATGTGCGCAAAAAGTCAGGGCAATCTGGAAATCTTTATGGATGAGTGTATCTTCTTACAAATATTCGCTGTCGATTATGCGGCTGCTGCGATCCTCGGAATGCAGTCTCCGGAGAAGGCTGCCCTCCTTGATTGTTACTATATCCACATATCTCTAATTTCCAACAAGATGGATTCGTTGGATAAGACTCCGGGTGATTCTTTTCTTACCCATGTCATGCATCGCCTTATGGTTTACGGTAAGGCTGTAACCACTCCTCATCCCA
The Deltaproteobacteria bacterium DNA segment above includes these coding regions:
- a CDS encoding tetratricopeptide repeat protein; protein product: MGIKICINKFTLFLITVFILSVANLAFAETKVFVEEYTYQASEYDSKVSCRALALEQVKRLLLEKLGIYLESETEVKNFQLTKDQIVILTAGIVAAEIVDEKWDGKTYFFKAKITADPKDVANSINKLRQDRQETKELEETRKKADEALREVEKLKRELEITKAGKTEQDQYKKAVNSLSATDWVEKGKALGIAGRIQEAIGAFTRAIELDPKYDARAYNNRGLAYGNLGNYRQAISDFDRAIDLDPKLASSYYNRGVAHNKLGNYRQSVEEFKIAARLGHNGAKNFLRGQGIDW